Genomic segment of Syntrophales bacterium:
AAAGGTCGATGCGGTAAGTGTTGCTGTTCCGACAGTATTACATCACAAAGTAGCAACAGACTTCCTTGAATCAGGGATTGATGTTCTTCTCGAAAAACCTATTACAGAAACCCTTGAAGAAGCTGATGAGCTTATCTCAATTGCCAATAAGAATGGGGTAATGCTTCAGATAGGATTCGTTGAGAGGTTCAACCCT
This window contains:
- a CDS encoding Gfo/Idh/MocA family oxidoreductase, which gives rise to MKKIRVGVVGIGHLGNYHLQKYHKLPESEIVGVADVVKERAQSAAKEYGCEALYDHRDLIGKVDAVSVAVPTVLHHKVATDFLESGIDVLLEKPITETLEEADELISIANKNGVMLQIGFVERFNP